The genomic segment CGAtaacacgtcgtctgctgcaacttcatttAGCCGGCTtacaacttgtacctttaaagTGAATGGTAGTGAAGTGTGTAGTGTACCCTAGTGCAGTAGCAGCTGGTCGGCTGGGACGGCGGCGAACAGCTTGCGGACCTCGTCCACGCAGCGCCGGATGATCTGTGTGACGGCTGGAGGAGCGATCTCGTCGATGATGGTGCTCCAGTTGTCGTTCATGAACTGCAGCGTGAGGGACGCTGCAAGTGTAGTCGGGTAAGTGGTATGTCACTTGGGTAAGTATGTGCTTCTTCTTTGGAGATTAAGTACAATGTCACTTGAGTTAGTCTGACctaatcatttttagggttccgtagccaaatggcaaaaacgtaacccttatagatttgtcatgtctgtctgtctgtctgtccgtccgtatgtcacagccacttttctccgaaactataagagctatacaattgaaacttggtacgtagatgtagtctgtaaaccgctttaagattttgatacaaaaatggaaaaattattaaaaattttaggggtccccatagatacaactgaaacaaaaaaaaattttttcatctaacctatccGTTTGGgatatttatggataggtcttcaaaaatcatattgaggtttctaatatcatttttttctaacctgaatagtttgcgagagacactcttccaaagtggtaaaatgtgtgtccccctcccctctaacttctaaagtaggggcatgataagtctaaaaaaaatatatgatgtaaattactacaaaaactaccaacgaaaattagttcgaacgagatctagccagtagttttttttatacgtcataaatggtaaacctttattaaactttcattaaatcaactgaaatatgaaaataaatcaaaaacctcttaatttcataaaaataaaccttattgctgctgcggaacccttcatgggcgagtccacctcgcacttggccggttttattataattggaatGTCACTTACTAGTAAGTGAGTGTAACACAATAAcatagttctgtctactctgataataattattacttattgataAGTGTAGCTTGTAACTTAGGCTCAGGGTAAGTGTAGACTGTCACTTGAGTAAATTGGAGCAACTTATTTGAATTGGATTGCGTTATGGATATTTTCTTAGATTAGTGTAAGGCTTACACATTTTTCCAAGAGAAAAGCTGACACTGTGAGCTTTTCTCTTGGAAAAATGTGATCGATACTTGGGTTTGAGACTTGAGTTGCATGTCTTCTAGATAAGCGTAAGTAGTAAGTAGTAGGTACGCTTGTCACAGTGTGTGTGATGTGTGTGCTTGTCTTTTGGGTGTATTAGTTTAtcactcgtgagtcgtgagtcgtgagtcgtgtCTAAAGTCTAGACTAAAGTATTATCGGTCAACGAACGTACACGCTAGACGGACTGAATTGGTTGAGGTTTTTAGAAATGTAAGAGGATTAAGTTTGGCTTCAACTGTTATCGGTGGAAACACAACAGAAGTctgtaggtacttaatattgtattatctatgaCAGGAGGTAGTTTCGTTTGTATAAGAAGTAGTTTACTCAGGACAAGTAGCTAGTGAGTACATAATGTGTTGTGTTGTAAACAATGTTACGTGGACTCGCTTCACTTCAACTCATGTATTTACTCGTTTAGCAGACCACTGTTTATAGTGTAAAGTCAACATTATTAACTTCATACCgcggaataataatattatatttgcaaatTCTACGAGCGCGCAAATATTTGTGTTAGTCTTCTGAACGACCTTGTGGgcaattgtttttaaaaataataagattttatTAGAACATTTTCAgaaaaatttgaattaattatgCACCACATTATACGGgcgttttttgccgcggactgtatatcttgtatattagttaTCGAAGCTTGtatcaatattttttcataatgaGATctgacaatatattattttgcccTTAGTGTGACTACTTATTCTGTGCTTAACTGTTTCAAGTTCAGATCTTAAGAGTAATTATCATGCTTTTTTAGACTCTACATTTACTACAGTCTGATAAGGGGCGCAGCTCTTTTTCTGAAACTCGCTTCTATTCTCATATTTAACTTTTTCCAGAATCGATCCAGGAATATGCGCAACCTAGAGctaaagtaccatcgaggaaattgatttctaggcagttgacagactaacgttatttggtcgtatAATGCCAATTTAATGATTGTAATCTGtccgctgggtttgacgtaacgcgaccaaactacgtaggtccccaatctgcttaggaatcaacttttctgatattACAAAGGCTCCTGTTATCACCGAGCAGAGCTCTACCATCTCTGTCTCTCTTACCCAGCTCCTTGTTCCCGCCGAAGAGGTTGGTGAACTTGAAGTGCGCGCGGCCCATCTTGTAGCTCTCCTTGTACTCCGGCACCGACCAGTACCCGTCCACAGTTTTGAACTCGTACTTTATCACGATGTTTAGATTCGCTGGAATCAATATAAGCATTTATACGGCCGTGTCACTGATTATTTTCCCTAGGTTAGTAGGTTTCAGTGTAAAAAACGTAGCAGAATTCATCTCATTATTATCTCAAGCGACTTTATTAGCATTTAAACGTAGTATTTAGGTGATTATTTCTATAATATAGACAAAAATGCAAACCGCAGAATtatattcaaattataattaattccaTATTGTTCCAAACGGTCCAGgtctatttttttataaaatctagAAAAATCGGTCGTCCACCGTCGATATCAGTGTCGGTCTCCCCAACACTGATATTGTAAACGATTTCAATGGCGCGTTTCCTCTCTACGTAAAACCTCCTCGATCTGAGATTTCAATCGCGCGTCTGAAGTTTCATAAGTACTATAATAGGTAAAGTTACCTAAGCAGGTGCTGAGGATTTCTGCCATAacgtataattatatattattattgttattagatCAATACTGACTGATCTTGATCCTGGCGTCGCCGTCTCCGCGGATGGGCAGGATGAGGACCTGGCCGTCCATCACGTACTGCGACTTCAGCGTCACATTCGCCGTGAAGTCCAGGGTCGCTCGACCCTTAGCTTCCTCCATCCTGGACACGAGGAAAGAACAGAATTGCAGTTGAGGCGTGGAAATGGAACAAACTTACCTAAATCCTAACTGCCCGCACACGTTCCTACTAATTGTACCGATCGCTTTTTTAAGTGCAGATAATGGAACAGAATAGTTGCCTCTATAATAACAAgaagaatattatgtttcataacaaatacgaaaaatatgtacgattattatgataataaaaaaaatatattaagattGTATTCAATACaatcttaatataattttgattgtATTGAAACATTTTCTTTTGTCCATTGTTCAACAAATCATCGCTGTTGTttccttaataataattagttattagAGATGATGAGAGATGAGAGATGCTTGtcagcaataatattattgaacgtGCCAAATCGTCCACAGAATCGTCGACTATCGAGCAACACGTGTACTGTCCCAGCCTAGCCTATTTTGCCAGCACGTGCTGGCAAATATTGTTAACAATCTATATTATTGATATCAAAGTGTGagcttacaaaatataaaatacatctctagcaagggcgtcgccaggggggggggggggggggtaaggaggggcagctgcccccccctagagattctaaaaaagttgccaaatataatgcacacaacgaccactataatattaaaaaaaaaacgctgtACGATGCAGTAcacttattcaaattcaaagctttacacatctctctctctcgaCTCTGTactgccacagaatatattatatgtatatagtactaagatactgttgttattacaatcgctgtagatcatagatgtaaggctcgtagttatacaagtgaaaagcttcatgtgctatcgactttacctacaattcttatctacttttctcatttatagagaatgagaaaagtatgaattgtagtaggtaaagtcaacttgccccccccctgcgccatcggctggcgacgcccttgatcTCTAGTATAAGTAGTTATAAAGAAACAGAGATTCGAAAAAGTTTATTTAGGGTATGTTCAGAACCAgatgaaaataattatgataagtCAACGCGCGTTTACAACTACGAGTAGGTACATACTTTGAGATTTTTATCTATTAAGTATATAGGATGGGGCGAATTCGAgtagaaattatttaattgaacgcAGCAAGATGCGTGTCTCAGCTGCTGGAGGCATCTAGATATGAAGTAAAAGCTGGAGGTTCGACTTCATATTATCTAGACATATTAAGGTTCGACAAGATCGTTTACGTCTTGATCTTGATGCCGCTCAGTCCAGTAAACACAGTATTAGTCAAGGTCACATCGAGCCCGGGTCGACAGGGTTCAAGGACGCCACGCCGAGGTCAGGGTTGCCCTTGGCGAACTTGGATCTGTTTGAGAACTTGTCTAAGATGGAGCGAATTCAAcagaaaatgaataaaatacttACCTGATTCCATTGGACGTAGCAAGATGCCTAGATTCTGGAGGCTTGATGTGAGTTTGTGTGCGTTAATTAGTTTTTCTTAGACAAGTTCTGACACTTACTTGAAGGAGTTAATCTTGAAGCCGCTCAGGCCAGTCAGCACAGTATCCGTCAAGGTCACGTTGAGTGCGGGGTTGTCGATGTATATGGTGCCCAGGTTGACGGGGTCCAGCGACGCTATGCCGAGGTCAGGGATGCCCTTGGCGAATCTGGGGCCGGCGGTGGCGATCACATCCTCGATGCACTTGTTCAGCTCGGGGTCGGAAGCCGAGCAGGCTCGCATGTAGTCCGCTGCGGGTAAAATCTCGGGTATATTCCTCTTTTTGTACAGAAAGACATAGTTAGTGCTGTAATTACCGGGacgtccatacttccatatttaatataagtaatgcgaaagtgtgtctgtctgtctgttgccttttcatgaccaaaccgctgaaccgattttgatgaaatttggtatggagatactttgaatcccggaaatGGACATAATAtggtactttttattccgaaaaaatgtacggttcccgcataataaacgaattttgatgcaACAGCGTCAGCTAGTTATATGAGTACGTATGTTACATAGGACACCTGTGCTATTAGGGTAGGGAacacaatattaatataatattatctgagttaagaggattccacaccgccgtttttccatacaaacgctgtcccctgtttcctccctggataatgccggtagagttatgatttttttcctgaatatctatggccactattagcatgtccgtatgttttcttttttttcataatttaattattaataaagataggaacgtccaaaaacccaaaaaaatggccagattttcctctgtgttcaaacacccagaaaacaaaactggctagaaactacaaaaaaataaaacataggaacacagctcaagccttgctttaattcttaatgaaaaaattacttaaatcggttaagttttggagaaggaatcagcggataacgaatcgaagattttctgttcttttattagaacttttgtcgtgttgtctctatcgcgctctgcggcgggagacttgagattggtgagacagcaatacattttcaaatacctattttcaatttctctcgcccctggtgtatcttcTTAAGTTATAGCTTTAAAAATCACGTCTCCAATTTCAACAAACtacgaaatataaaaaatgggaGAGCCATCATTCTTTCTACAGGatacaaaattattgtaaataattcaAAACATTAAATCAGATTTAATTCCAATTTCCAGCATTGAATGCCAATTCAGCTGATATCCGCAATCGaggaatttaatttttgtttttattttgaaatacatttttatgttattgtactGATAACACATTGAGAATATTAATAGGTACCTACGATTGTCTATAATTTTAAGGAAAAGTCAAGAAAAACGTTAttcaaattgaaataatttatgttattttaaaccttttactgcgaaattttataatattatgccgaTGACGAAATTGTGTACGAaatgtacctacttattacGCCTAAAGCGatattatttcacaaaatatgataaaaatattatatcaacatTTGCCTGCAAAATACTAACATAGTTGCTGAAAATTTCCGAAGGGTCAAAATTATTAAACCTTGACCCAATagctgggggcacggcagtgccccctaCAAGttgagcaaaaaagcggcacggccgtaccatccttttctcgaaccaattcaggctctttttgaccccctattaacttcattgtggataaatcaacaagcctgaattttcatcattatttcttttattaagtattacaaAGTCCAAACTGCAAGTACAGAAGGAGAAAACGTTTTATTATGTTGAACAcaactatttaataataattattagtattgaCCTAGAGACTATGAGATCCAGTCTACTGTCCGACAAGGTGATCTGACATTGATTGCAGCTCGATCAAACTTGGAAAATATACGGAAATGGCGAGCACCCACATTAACATGTTTTATAGGTATATGCctttatctatctatatatatataaaactcaaaggtgactgactgactgattgacatagtgatctatcaacgcacaggcCAAACCACTgca from the Aricia agestis chromosome 14, ilAriAges1.1, whole genome shotgun sequence genome contains:
- the LOC121733619 gene encoding circadian clock-controlled protein daywake-like, with product MRAILVLLLCSRAYAGSLPDYMRACSASDPELNKCIEDVIATAGPRFAKGIPDLGIASLDPVNLGTIYIDNPALNVTLTDTVLTGLSGFKINSFKMEEAKGRATLDFTANVTLKSQYVMDGQVLILPIRGDGDARIKITNLNIVIKYEFKTVDGYWSVPEYKESYKMGRAHFKFTNLFGGNKELASLTLQFMNDNWSTIIDEIAPPAVTQIIRRCVDEVRKLFAAVPADQLLLH